The following DNA comes from Metopolophium dirhodum isolate CAU chromosome 8, ASM1992520v1, whole genome shotgun sequence.
CGGCAAAAATCCGTTACTAAGTTGTTTGCAGAGATCAAAGCAACTCGAGCCCAAAGGTGTCTAGAGTATGAAAACGTTTCAAAGTTGAGCAACTTAACTCACGGTTTTCAACCCCCAAAAGAAACCAATAACGCAGCCGCTGTTGAGTATGAAGCTGCTGACCGACAGTATGCAGCTCAACTAGATGATGAATTGTCACCAGAAGAATTGCAAATGTTCGAAGCCGAAAATATAGAAATGTACAATGAATTAAATCAATTATCAAATGAAGTATGTACAACTTTACTTTAGAATTGTTTCGTTTGCTAACTTCTTATTGAGCTGAATTTTCTCTTAGGTGAGGAATATAGAGTCCAAAGCTGTACGAATCGCTGAGTTACAAGAGTTGTTTACTGAAAAAATATTGGAACAAGATCAGGATCTCGAGAGGATAGACACAATCGCAGTTAATACTACTGAGAACATTGTTGATGCTAACACTGAAATAAGATCAGCGATACAAACCAACGCTGGTCTTAGAGTGTATATATTGTTCTTTATATTAGTACTTTCATTTACCTTACTATTTTTAGATTGGTACAATGATTAAATGTGATATGTTATACCAAAACCACAACTAAAGAAAATTGTCATTGTTGAAAGTGATTTGGATAAGGTGAACTTGTTGTGAAGATTTTATGTATCtttggttattaatttattaagtttgatatagtattatttattcattcagctgttttgatatttcttgcaaacaattatcatttttttaaacttttgaaatACATAGAAGTTGTTTTaacatttcaattattataatctgaatCCACGCAAGTCATTAATTttcactgaaaataataaaattaaaaataattatgagttGCATTCAATggcaaaatgtatatacaaatattttatataataaatcgtgaaattgttttaaaactattttttattataaaaacaatacacaCAACATAGTACAAGATAAAAATAAGCAATGAGTtggataaaaaaattgaaggtatTTAaggaattcaatttttttcaaactgaaCCTCAACATATGCAAGAAGGTAGCAGTGTAAGAGAAATTTGTATTTACGCCATGCGTTAATGAAATTTTGAACCAGTTGTGAttcattaaaatgattaaatagtaaattagacgaatattgtacctaatacaAAAATTCATGCCGTTTGGTATATTGACTGTTGAATAGTAGAACAGTATAACTAATAGTTTTACTCAAGgagtattttcaaaatatttttcacacgcttaataaacaatattttgactAAGTTATCTTAATAAATGCTTTTTCAAGCCTAAAcgctaaaaatattaactagatgtatcattatttagttaatagatctgatgaaacaaattaataattatcagatTTATCTAActcttaattataatttaaattgtaacatatttttatgtcagGGGAAAGGGGTTTTTCAACTTTAGTCACAGCTcttatgattttcaaaaataatttaaacatttcatacaaaaaatgataataaaataaccaaatttacattatttattgcgGTCGTGATTTCCTTGATAATAACCAGAAACTAAGATATCTTTGTTCGTGATAATAACCGTGACACCTCTGGGAGCCATGACGCACAAATTGAAAACCTGTTCCATTTGGTAATCATCCCAGTCCACGGGGTCTTGGAATTTTAACGCTATTAAATCCTCACGagtgtataattaaataaatattgttagaaCATACTTTTCTAGTTATTCAGTTgcataaaacaacataataattggttttttttttttaaagtaagcTTATGtcacttttatatatatatatatatttatatgtatatctttaatcgtgcttTATGTTGAAATTGTTGAATAAattagtgatataatataattttttataatacccatatatttaaataagtaattttgttttgtctttggtagataaaaaaatattaagaccaTCTTGTCTAAGGCTGTGCTAATTTCTATTTATTGTGACCGAGATGATCTCAGACTTAGATCATATTGTTAtgaataggtatatgatattataacatattatatactattggcggtaatgtattatacaatataatataataaatttgttatagtCATTTGCCGTATTTTTTTATcatggtataattattaaattatttcaataaatttgaaataaataccgACTGCTTTAgcatatcaattataatacaactaaagccataaaatatttcactgaaaacaatataatataaaattgtacttgaagtttttaaaaatacaccaTTCAATATGATCAGttgaatatagtaataaatggTTGCTTGGAACTTGATGACATTTATAATCCagaaaaaatacaaactgaTTGTTCTGCTAATTGCTCTAGATGTACAAATATTCATTGAACAATCTGCAAAATAGTgtgatttcattattatatattaaattgagaGAAATACAATAGCCACTAgagtgaattataaaaatacaaaaatgattacaaattttttattttactttatttagttACATGTAACACTTAGAACTTACAATCTCAAGTTCATAAGTTTCtcggttttaatatattttttaattgaactaACTATGTACAAACATATtgattgtgttaaattattttctaaaaaaaaaattttttcattacatCATTGATTACAAACacaagtatttataatcaatgataatagatatacacaaatatataataaatcatgaCATTGTTAAGAGCATTCtgcattatataaaaacaattcatttgtgaaaaaagtaataaaagtaaaattataaagaaGATAAAAGTGGCAATAAGACAATGCATTAGTAGATTGAAAAGGAAAAGGCCCAATTTGTTGTATATTTGAAGGaactttagattttttaaatgccaaataaaaatcaaatggcAAAACGCTCAATGTATGCAAGTAGTTGAAATACTGATGAGTACAAAGGAGGAATTTTTATACGCTACACATTATCATTTTGAACCTCAGTcgtaactcaataaaaaaatatatgtaatatatatataatatatatatatatgcacacatacataaatataaaacaaaaattataagactgataataactcaaaaataattatttttgatttcatataaattataatccatacatgaataataagtatttgaaattaCGTTAATGCTCGTAACTGAGATTAAGTACTTAATCCACTGAAGGTTTGAAGTACTGTTAATATTGTAACGTTCAGTGCATGATAGCTAAAGTAATTTAGGGTTGAGAGatgtaaaatgtattcgttAGGGTTTGTATTTTACCaaaggtatattttttgtttgtagacATTTGTCACACACCCACTCAGCGTATACTTCAGCAGTAAGTAACTGGAACGCAGGCTCCATTAAGCCTGTACAAACCctgaaaatatttacaatacattaatattataattaaattaaattatatatttattatataaatgtctaTTCAATAATAGTGTGATGCACAATGCtatcaatattgaatacattttcagATATTTATGTGAGAAAACATCGAAAAAACATCAATAttgatatcaaaatatttgtattttttatttatttatctctggataacaaataaattaaattttttcatcagATAACGCCAAacaacaatataagtatattacatataatttgtttgaCAGAATTGTAATAAAGAGCTATTAAGAGTCCAAAAAATCTGTTGATACActtttttatcgatattatgaaattgatacctattgtttgttatttaatattacgatacaatatcaatataaatgaaaaaatatctaaaCTTAACAAAAAATGGTTGTGCAACACTatacattcatataataatacaaatatatttatttcatatttttaataaatacctatgaaACCAAAAATTACAACCAGATTCACATAAGACAGCTTGATCATTGTCATGAACTTCTTTATGACAGTTACCACAAGGATAAATTGGTGGGGCATTTGGATTCTGTGGATTAAATACCATTGGTTGATCATGAGGGTATATCTGAAatcattaaatcattaaaagttCAGATTATAAgcaactataatttataaataattttatacatatatttcgcatttaaatatacaatgtgATTACAATTAAAAGtaacactaaatattttagcTAGATGAGCATTAATTTGATTAGGAATATGTTTACTGCATACACTGCAGCGGTGGCAGTATTCTATTGTTTTAGCGACGTCAACGCTACTAACACAGTATGTGTGGGCCTTTAAGGTCTTATAATGACACTTGATTTTGaaacattcaatttatttaacctttttgttttcataaaatgcgtagcaaaacaatattttttaattggaattgcacctttttttagtttggATTTGTCAAGATAAAAACACtagatgtattaaatttgtaaattcatTAAAAGATAGTCAATTTTACTGATATCTTAATTATTGTAacacatattttgatatatgtatagaatatgaataaaaaaaatggtataattCCACTTTGGGTAAATATAATGCCAAATTCATGTTCATTACTCTTGAATGATTTTAATTGGATGAACATTCAAGCTTTAATTGAAGTAAtcacaataacaatttaataattgttaatctttactcgttttataaaattaaataatacaatataattagtaaaaataataaaaaacaataaaattaagacTTTTTAAACTTTAGTACTTTACCATAGGTACTATTAGTACTTAAATACTTCACCATAGGTTACCATGGATGTTTGCTTTAAAATCTGCATAGAATATTAATGATTGtgatttattctaaatttaaaaacaattgttgaGATTTTAAAGTAAATACCTGATTAAAATgtgaatgtttaaaacattttctaatgtataaattaacttatgAACCGAAGGAAAGAAtaaattggaaataaaaattgtcTAAGTATAGTTGATagcagactttttttttttttacttaatatattgtacagttttatgcttatttttaaaaacactttgTTTCAAAATAGATTAATTCTTcaatcaaatgtaaaaatataattaccatgAAAAACCAATTGGTATTTTCttttgatgaataatatttttatttcatacttttattagttaaattgaaatatttacttCATAATACAATCaacaaatttgataaattatttttatatttaataataagccaatcattttgaaatatttgtattaagtaggtactccaATTTATTGACAGTCAACAGAttagtcgtataatattaaataatgtcaggtttacttaatacttataaaattatatctaatatttattttataactttgcttctattggctattattaaaaaaaaaaaaaagaccgaATCATACTGGTTAACCAGGCCAAATATTTAGAAACACTTCAAGTTGTGATTaccatatagtatatttttatattattattatattatatattatttttataaaaatcataagtaTTCGAGATCTCCAAGCTACATTCAATAACAACCTCTTTTAAATCATCCCACTGAACTCTATTACACAGTTTTAATCAGAatcattatctcaaaaattaattttaattttaaattatatagtagtgTTAGTTAGAAACTATTTTCATTGATTACCGCTGAGCTTAAATAATATCGCAAACAAACCATTAAGAAGCCTGACTACCGTGTCAATTTTAGATCAAAAGACCttaagttttgacaaaattaaagttattttacgTTATCTGAaatgattctgaaaaaaattataacagcagaaaattgtctatagatcgTACGGAAtaccttttgaaaaaaaaatcttatattattgtaaactgtaattaaaaacttgaaaatatgagttttttcaaatcataattaaaattggaAAGTATTTTGTACAACCTACAGTAatttttctgctgaattcaaatattttttcagaattaaaatcAGACAAtgttaattttgtcaaaacaataaataagttGTCGTAAAATGTGtatagtaaattttttattgttatcgaGTTGTTGACATGTGCATGTGTGTACAAGAGTGATGCCCGCATTGAATTTCACTCATAGTAATAATCGTTTACAACTAACACATATCCCAGGCGGCtaaaattagattaaaaattGCCAAAATGTTGTCCTTTAAATAATAGCCATAGCGAGAACCCTTAATTAAAAATGCAACATTAAATCAACCCATAATAATACAGATAtggtttatacatataatacatatattatatataaatcaaatcaaattaatttagtttatagatttaataatatattcttgtaCCTTTCCAGCCGATACTGGCATTGGCTTAGAATTAGGTCCAGGCCCATATCCACCTGGTTGTTGACTATTAGGTATTTGAGAATGATGCATCATAGGGGGCATAAGTCTATGTTGTTCAGAAGGTTGTGGTGGACCTCGCATCATTTGGGGACAGGGCATACCTCTTGGACAGTTCATCATATTACTGGGTCCTGGCATACTATTGCACTGCTGATTTGACATTGGTTGCCTACAAGCCATGGAAACAGATGTCATGTTGTTGGATCCTGGACACGGAGGCCCACGTACTGGACACCCATTATTGTCTACTGACATGTGTGGACCCATATCATTCATGTCTGCTGAACTTACTGGCATATTCATAGACATTGGACTATTTGTTAAAGGTGAAGGCCCACCTCGACCCATCATCATGGGACTGCCACCAGGACCTGAGTTAGGATGACCGTTAAGTGGTGAAGGACCCATTGTCATGGGACTAGACATTGGTGGATGAATGTTCATATTGGTATTTTGAGGTATGGGACTACCCATAGGCGAAGCACAATTCAGAGACGGTTTTACCATGGCAGCACATTCCATAGGGCTGTTGCCACGCATATTTGGCACCATATGTGGACTGCCCATAGCAGAAGGACTTCGATTCATAGATAAGGCATGTGGACTATTCCCTGGTGCACCACAACTCATCATAGGGGGTCCGCATACCATAGGATTTCTATGTGGGCTACTACCACAAGGTCCACCCATTGGGCTACCCATAGGTGGACCACAATTCATAGGTGAGCCACCCATTTGGTGGCAAGGGCTACCAGACATCATGGGTCTAGAATTCATCATTTGTCTGTTCATATGATTTGTGTTCATAACTTGTGGTGGTGGGGTGTCATCAAAAGGGTTTGAAGCAACTATAGTATCTCcataacctaaaaaaaaattgaatgtttatattattaatatgaatttaatataatttataacatattattattatttattatttaattcactaAATGCAAAATATGGTTAGTtggataataatagtttaataattcacCAAAGTACAAGATATAAATTGGTTATGGTAATGGCattatagttttacattttacttaggACATAATATACTAGATATACAGAGGTGAACAACTGTTTTTGAGGTACCTGaaatactatatacttataactacTATATGGAAACATTAGCAATATCGAGTAGTTAAACAAGGATTAACAATCTTTAAGCTATAACACGTTCAACACCTATATCAATACAGTGTTTATATCAGTAAATGGGCATCCATGGCTGatgttaataaatatgtaactgACAAGAGTAAATGGGGCCATGTACATTTGAAATGGAAATTCATTAACGTATtgactattatataaaatctacCATATTCACAAGCCGCAACCGGCGCTCGCAGGTAAAATCACAATGTCCACCAATGCTCGCATGTAGAATTGACGGTGACGTTGAATGTACTAAGTTTAGTTGATTTATAGATATTTCCAATATTTATCAGTAGTATACTAATAGATTTTACTTCCAATTAATAACATGTTGTTTAGGATTCTTAGCGAAgaaaattaagaatttattgaattttgatattatgttcttgtttaaaattgtttatttttataagtattataatataaatgtatgaatcTTTTTTTTCTGGTTCAAGCGctaaagttttaattaaaaaaaaacaaaatatctagATTTTGTTGTAACAGGTTAGAagctttaattttaatattgtatgaagatttttttttcttaaattacgtGCAGTAATCTAAGctgtattaatcattattatcagCATGTaatagcaaaatattatatttgttttaacattatTGTCTACAGCCAAAACAGGTTCTCATACAGTATAAATATGCTAAATCATAGTTATGTCATATCTAATCACATGTTTTATGCTTATCGGCACGTTCTTGATAAATTAGATAGAAGTTTGATGTTAGCTCATAATTTACTACAAAGAAAATTTAGTTAACAATTGTTCGTGACCTACTAAACTATGTGACATGTATGCgtgtgaattaatatttttatccgcTGTGGTattagtagtttttatttttaaaattattttatgaacattttgaaagttcctaattaaaactcaataaaaaaatagattaaacaatatcataaaacaGGTGAGATTTTCTATGGTTTATtctaaaataccaaataaaatgTTGAGATCTTTATTGGCAAGAGAACGTTGACCAACACATAATTTgaggaaaaataatataaaactatactttcataaaaaaattagtaatcaAATCCTTTAAATTAAATGCTTTTAagttttggattttttaaagACTAGGTATTCAAGAATGTTATTCAGTACTGAGTattgacataaatatatattaaataaatgtttatttcatcattaatgaaataaaatgtacgCATATGAATAGGTTTTTATAGAGATATTATTAGAAATGaactaaaagttttaatttagaaaatatagttCGTTAAATTCCTCagaagatttttaaaaatatttattaagtttttggagtaggaaaactaaatattaattaatgacgATTTATTAAAGTCGATTTTAATTGaggttgaattaaataaataattttgaagtcTATACCTGTTAACATATATTTGATtgtttataaatctaaaatacattaaagacctttaaaagttcaaaatgtATGGTGTATTATACTTATCTTATCTTTAATGTTCAATCTAAATGGAGCTATTATCTATAACTATGAATTTGTGtgcatattattctaaattcttTATTGAGATCTATTTAAGATTTATCAATGAAATGAGTTATAAGGTAATGGATCTGGGActatctataataaaattagataggtttcaaaaaagataaaataactttgtttaatatatttttcaatgtatatatacacattttaaacgaATACACAACCTagcgttaaattaaatttaggaCTTAAGTGTCTAACATTGAGTAGATAAAGGTTTAGGTCTAAATAGGAATATATTCTAATGATAATATTAGGTCTATTACATGACATATGTGTATATACTACTAATCCTTACACATTTTTCCCATATTATGTTCCATGTATAGTTTCCGTAGTATAGTCAATTTTTCTTCAAacatccataaaaaaaattacccttATCGAATAAAATATTGGTTTGGTTCATTAGTTGAAGGCCAgcacaataaatacctaatattggGGGGGAATAAATATTGTAACTCTCACTAAagcttaaatattatgtttatttaattttaccagTTAAAGGTGGTGGAAGTAAATCTTGAGGTGATGGAGGTGGTGGTTGAGGTGCATGATTCGTCACAGTAGCAGCATTGGAAGTACGCCGCTTCTTCTTAGCtgggggtggtggtggtggatCTGGAGTCATCATGGGCGATTTAAACTCATTGCCCATAGGCAACatcctataaaattaaaataggtaaatacaaattacaaattgttcaaatatttattttataaatagataattcaaattaattagagtttattagaaataaattattgaagttCACGTTATTGATCACAAGGTACTAgcttttaatgtattattcagTACCAAATGAAATATCATCAGTCTTAACTTATAATGTTGGAGGCActcaaattatacataaaaatttaatacttgaaacaaaataaaatgattgcccagtttttatttaagatttaaaaacattttatattatagttggcAAAATGGTTTTTGATTCTTACTgaataatatctttttttatcaattaaacaaattttgatattttatttttattttttgagaattataatatctgtacatttttaataaaacaagccTAAATGATCTTATTTGTAAAAACACTAGAATATTGTATCTCTTGAGGCAAGTCGGCATTGGCACtttggtaaaattaaaatatgttttaaaacatcaatgattatttacaataaatttatttcagttttttactatagaaaactacctaactgaaaaaaaataaaaataataatagcacatataagaacaatttgtattacctactaCTTTTTAATTATCAATCTAATAACTACAATTTTCAGTTAAACCTTCaaagaattattttaaactaattaatttacgaTTGCAAGTACCTTATAAcaacatttgtttaatattttaattttaataatatatttacactatAACTAccacaaaaaataatgtaatttttaatacctGTCATCGACAAAAAATCAATAGAGTAatgatagtttaaaaattagacaaaacttactaaaaaattattttaatttatatttcaaattgtttactgCATTcaccaacaaataataataacaacatcacattacctattattgataataatattatattattaacaataagttaAAAGGTTTAATTCAAATTCCAAGTACAACTAAGGTACCtttgttaaattatatgatttgtTAGTTACCTTAATTTTAAgagtaaaaatagaaaaataagatgatatacctaaatataattaatagaataataataaacaaaggTTGGCAAACAATTTGGTAAGTACCTgattaattgtttaaacattttaaattatttttaagtacctacaaaaaataatgaataaggATTAGTTATTagaataatttgtttatgtgttgattttattattttaagtattatcatatatattttgattattaggtatatcatagTTTTATAGggtgttttacattttactcAAGATCGGTATTACCTTATTATATGAATTACCATTCACAAAAcataatttctaattatttaataaaaaaaaagaatacataCGAGCAGGGTCCACccattttattgaaatcgtcTGGATAACAGTGGCCTCTCTGCATATGAGGCGTCATGTCTTGACATTGATTGTAGTACGCCATTTGATTACGGCCTCTCGGTAACCTATTAGAAACAAACACACATGACCATTACAAGTATGTACACAG
Coding sequences within:
- the LOC132950060 gene encoding protein pygopus isoform X2; this translates as MSHNMGGMAPYVTLPRGRNQMAYYNQCQDMTPHMQRGHCYPDDFNKMGGPCSMLPMGNEFKSPMMTPDPPPPPPAKKKRRTSNAATVTNHAPQPPPPSPQDLLPPPLTGYGDTIVASNPFDDTPPPQVMNTNHMNRQMMNSRPMMSGSPCHQMGGSPMNCGPPMGSPMGGPCGSSPHRNPMVCGPPMMSCGAPGNSPHALSMNRSPSAMGSPHMVPNMRGNSPMECAAMVKPSLNCASPMGSPIPQNTNMNIHPPMSSPMTMGPSPLNGHPNSGPGGSPMMMGRGGPSPLTNSPMSMNMPVSSADMNDMGPHMSVDNNGCPVRGPPCPGSNNMTSVSMACRQPMSNQQCNSMPGPSNMMNCPRGMPCPQMMRGPPQPSEQHRLMPPMMHHSQIPNSQQPGGYGPGPNSKPMPVSAGKIYPHDQPMVFNPQNPNAPPIYPCGNCHKEVHDNDQAVLCESGCNFWFHRVCTGLMEPAFQLLTAEVYAEWVCDKCLQTKNIPLIVQ
- the LOC132950062 gene encoding syntaxin-18; amino-acid sequence: MIAGNFQNIILPNFFVTLNFFSLNLSDDDSVVKMDKTAVFKAYVKTIKTRNRAFGSPAPPQVDILKQRKPRRDEFSRRAKDIVNDLVKLTDFLNRHFKDYIDVQAFNQQTTLTDADRDKIDIGAQHIIKTCGQQLIVLKKSLTGDCSQIDDHRWQIIRYVEWRQKSVTKLFAEIKATRAQRCLEYENVSKLSNLTHGFQPPKETNNAAAVEYEAADRQYAAQLDDELSPEELQMFEAENIEMYNELNQLSNEVRNIESKAVRIAELQELFTEKILEQDQDLERIDTIAVNTTENIVDANTEIRSAIQTNAGLRVYILFFILVLSFTLLFLDWYND
- the LOC132950060 gene encoding protein pygopus isoform X1; translation: MSHNMGGMAPYVTLPRGRNQMAYYNQCQDMTPHMQRGHCYPDDFNKMGGPCSMLPMGNEFKSPMMTPDPPPPPPAKKKRRTSNAATVTNHAPQPPPPSPQDLLPPPLTGYGDTIVASNPFDDTPPPQVMNTNHMNRQMMNSRPMMSGSPCHQMGGSPMNCGPPMGSPMGGPCGSSPHRNPMVCGPPMMSCGAPGNSPHALSMNRSPSAMGSPHMVPNMRGNSPMECAAMVKPSLNCASPMGSPIPQNTNMNIHPPMSSPMTMGPSPLNGHPNSGPGGSPMMMGRGGPSPLTNSPMSMNMPVSSADMNDMGPHMSVDNNGCPVRGPPCPGSNNMTSVSMACRQPMSNQQCNSMPGPSNMMNCPRGMPCPQMMRGPPQPSEQHRLMPPMMHHSQIPNSQQPGGYGPGPNSKPMPVSAGKIYPHDQPMVFNPQNPNAPPIYPCGNCHKEVHDNDQAVLCESGCNFWFHRVCTGLMEPAFQLLTAEVYAEWVCDKCLQTKNIPLVKYKP